One Gloeobacter morelensis MG652769 DNA window includes the following coding sequences:
- the ffh gene encoding signal recognition particle protein: MFESLSEKLEGAWRKLRGQDRITEGNIDEALREVRRALLEADVNFQVAKEFVADVRDDALGAEVVSGVTPDQQFIKIVHDQLVALMGEQNVPLAEPRAKGRPAVVLMAGLQGTGKTTASAKLALYLQKNGQKPLLAAADVYRPAAIDQLQTLGGQIKVPVFTLGKEADPVDIARASLERAIADRHDVLIVDTAGRLSIDDAMMAELERIKAAIDPEEILLVVDAMTGQEAANLTRAFHDRLGITGAILTKLDGDTRGGAALSVRKISGQPIKFVGVGEKVEALQPFYPERMASRILGMGDVLTLVEKAQEEIDFADAAKMEQQLLTGQFDFESFIKQMRMIKNMGPLGGVLKMIPGMNKISDDQIRQGEVQLKKAEAMIGSMTTQERRNPDLINLSRKRRISRGSGVSLEDVGKLLNDFGKMRQMMKMMGGGGPFGGGMPGGGLGGMFGGGGGRAAQSAGPNPAFGPGWRGQSASGSRRANPPKPPKGKGKKKRKGFG; the protein is encoded by the coding sequence ATGTTCGAATCGCTCAGTGAAAAGCTTGAAGGTGCCTGGCGGAAGCTGCGCGGCCAGGACCGCATCACCGAGGGCAATATCGACGAGGCGTTGCGCGAGGTGCGCCGCGCTCTGCTCGAAGCCGATGTCAACTTTCAGGTGGCCAAGGAGTTCGTCGCCGACGTGCGCGACGACGCGCTCGGCGCCGAGGTCGTCAGCGGCGTCACCCCTGACCAGCAGTTCATCAAGATAGTCCACGACCAACTCGTCGCCCTGATGGGCGAGCAGAACGTCCCCCTAGCCGAGCCGCGCGCCAAGGGTCGTCCGGCGGTGGTGCTGATGGCCGGTCTGCAGGGTACCGGCAAGACGACCGCCTCCGCCAAGCTCGCACTCTATTTACAAAAGAACGGTCAGAAGCCGCTGCTGGCCGCCGCCGACGTCTACCGTCCCGCCGCCATTGACCAGCTGCAGACGTTGGGCGGCCAAATTAAGGTACCGGTCTTTACCCTGGGCAAGGAGGCCGATCCGGTCGATATCGCCCGCGCTTCCCTGGAGCGGGCCATCGCGGACCGCCACGACGTGCTCATCGTCGATACGGCCGGCCGGCTGTCGATCGACGATGCGATGATGGCCGAACTGGAGCGCATCAAGGCGGCCATCGACCCCGAAGAAATTTTGCTGGTCGTGGACGCGATGACCGGTCAGGAGGCGGCCAACCTCACCCGCGCCTTCCACGACCGGCTGGGGATTACCGGGGCCATCCTCACCAAGCTCGACGGCGACACCCGCGGCGGCGCCGCCCTCTCGGTGCGCAAAATCTCCGGTCAGCCCATCAAGTTCGTGGGCGTCGGCGAAAAAGTCGAAGCGCTGCAGCCTTTCTATCCCGAGCGGATGGCCTCGCGCATTCTCGGGATGGGCGATGTGCTCACCCTGGTCGAAAAGGCCCAGGAGGAGATCGATTTTGCCGACGCGGCCAAGATGGAGCAGCAGCTGCTCACCGGCCAGTTCGACTTCGAAAGTTTCATCAAGCAGATGCGGATGATCAAGAACATGGGGCCTCTGGGCGGTGTTCTAAAGATGATCCCCGGCATGAACAAGATTAGCGACGACCAGATTCGCCAGGGCGAGGTACAGCTCAAAAAAGCCGAGGCGATGATCGGTTCGATGACCACTCAAGAGCGGCGCAACCCGGATCTGATCAATCTCTCGCGCAAGCGCCGCATCTCCAGAGGTTCCGGTGTCTCCCTCGAAGACGTGGGCAAGTTGCTCAACGACTTTGGCAAGATGCGCCAGATGATGAAGATGATGGGCGGCGGCGGCCCTTTCGGGGGCGGCATGCCTGGGGGTGGCCTGGGCGGCATGTTCGGCGGCGGTGGCGGCCGAGCGGCCCAAAGCGCCGGTCCCAATCCGGCTTTTGGCCCCGGCTGGCGCGGACAGTCCGCTTCCGGATCTCGAAGAGCCAACCCGCCCAAGCCGCCCAAAGGCAAAGGCAAGAAAAAGCGCAAGGGTTTTGGGTGA
- a CDS encoding KH domain-containing protein — protein MISSEADKPPNYRELALFLIQPLLDTPEKLVISSETTLGGRKIRLRVAFAPTDKGRVFGRGGRTINAVRTVLECAARAAGQDVSLEVYE, from the coding sequence GTGATTAGTTCCGAAGCCGACAAGCCGCCCAATTATCGAGAACTGGCCCTCTTTTTGATCCAGCCATTGCTCGATACGCCCGAAAAACTGGTCATCAGTTCCGAGACGACGCTGGGGGGTCGCAAGATTCGCCTGCGCGTCGCCTTTGCCCCCACGGACAAAGGCCGGGTGTTCGGCCGCGGCGGCCGGACGATCAACGCCGTGCGGACGGTCCTGGAGTGCGCGGCCCGGGCTGCCGGTCAGGACGTCAGTCTGGAAGTTTACGAGTAG
- the rpsU gene encoding 30S ribosomal protein S21 → MTEVRLGENESIESALKRFKKKIQKAGILSEIKRRERYEKPSARRKRKAEAARKRRR, encoded by the coding sequence ATGACCGAGGTTCGCCTGGGAGAAAACGAATCGATCGAGTCGGCCCTCAAGCGCTTCAAGAAAAAAATCCAAAAAGCCGGGATTCTTTCTGAAATCAAGCGCCGCGAGCGCTACGAAAAGCCGAGCGCCCGCCGCAAGCGCAAAGCCGAAGCGGCCCGCAAGCGCCGCCGCTAG
- a CDS encoding bifunctional heptose 7-phosphate kinase/heptose 1-phosphate adenyltransferase, with translation MSLRDDLHRLIDRFTGRRVLVVGDLTLDEFMTGLAERISREGPVLILRHEHTRQVPGGAANAAYNLARLGAQVALAGVIGQDSQAGALTTLLTGAGIDVSGLVVDPERPTVTKTRIAAHSRQSVTQQVVRIDRKSDRPLPPPLARQLAERIGALAGSCAAVVCSDYSEGVFCDKTIAASLLHPCVVVDTHLQLERYQGATVFTPNLPEAEAAVGYAIQDADTLGRAGQELLVRTGARHVLITRGEEGMSLFSAGEAEARHIPAFNRTQVFDVTGAGDTVVAAFTLALVSGGSAYQATILGNLAASIVVRRFGTATTRPDELHAHLEELEWTSGF, from the coding sequence TTGAGCCTCAGAGACGATTTGCATCGCCTGATCGATCGCTTTACCGGTCGGCGGGTGCTGGTGGTGGGGGATCTGACCCTTGACGAATTTATGACCGGGCTTGCGGAGCGCATCTCGCGCGAGGGACCGGTGCTCATCTTGCGCCACGAACACACCCGCCAAGTCCCTGGAGGGGCCGCCAATGCCGCCTACAACCTCGCCCGGCTTGGAGCGCAGGTGGCGCTCGCCGGGGTCATCGGTCAGGACAGCCAGGCGGGAGCCCTCACAACCTTACTCACCGGGGCCGGCATCGACGTGAGCGGCCTGGTGGTGGATCCAGAGCGTCCGACCGTCACCAAGACCCGCATCGCAGCCCACAGCCGCCAGTCGGTCACCCAGCAGGTGGTGCGCATCGACCGCAAATCCGACCGGCCACTGCCGCCGCCACTGGCCCGGCAACTGGCCGAGCGCATTGGTGCATTGGCCGGCAGCTGCGCCGCCGTCGTCTGCTCCGACTACTCCGAAGGCGTATTCTGCGACAAGACGATCGCTGCGTCTCTTCTGCACCCGTGCGTGGTCGTCGATACCCACCTGCAACTGGAGCGCTACCAGGGTGCCACGGTATTTACACCCAATCTGCCGGAGGCGGAGGCGGCAGTAGGCTATGCGATCCAGGATGCGGATACGCTGGGGCGGGCGGGGCAGGAGCTGCTCGTCCGCACCGGTGCCCGGCACGTGCTCATCACCCGCGGTGAAGAAGGCATGAGCTTGTTTAGCGCCGGGGAGGCCGAGGCGCGGCACATCCCGGCCTTTAACCGCACGCAGGTTTTCGATGTGACCGGTGCGGGCGACACGGTGGTAGCGGCCTTCACCCTGGCACTGGTGAGCGGCGGCAGCGCTTACCAGGCAACGATCCTGGGCAACCTGGCCGCGAGCATCGTCGTGCGCCGCTTTGGCACCGCCACCACCCGCCCCGACGAACTGCACGCCCACCTCGAGGAGCTGGAGTGGACGAGCGGGTTTTGA
- the rpsP gene encoding 30S ribosomal protein S16: MAVAIRLKRIGAKKKPVYRIVVTDSRSRRDGAVIEEIGFYDPRANTEKGLPEVTLDVEAARRWLSHGARPSETVQGLLKRAQVYASPSSSTPDSD; the protein is encoded by the coding sequence ATCGCTGTTGCAATTCGCTTGAAGCGCATTGGCGCCAAGAAAAAGCCGGTCTACCGCATCGTGGTGACCGACTCGCGCTCCCGCCGCGACGGTGCGGTGATCGAGGAAATCGGCTTTTACGATCCTCGCGCCAACACCGAGAAGGGCCTGCCCGAGGTCACCCTCGACGTCGAGGCCGCCCGCAGGTGGCTCTCCCACGGCGCCCGGCCGTCCGAAACGGTCCAGGGCCTGCTGAAGCGCGCCCAGGTCTATGCATCCCCGTCCTCTTCTACGCCCGACAGTGATTAG
- a CDS encoding DUF1328 family protein: protein MLNLLWLVVVLMVIAALLGFGGVVSSLQSVAWFLIVAAVVLAVVGFVTGRRAL from the coding sequence ATGTTGAATCTGCTCTGGCTTGTGGTCGTCTTGATGGTCATTGCTGCCCTACTGGGCTTTGGCGGCGTTGTCTCCTCGCTTCAAAGCGTCGCCTGGTTTTTGATTGTGGCCGCCGTTGTGCTGGCCGTAGTGGGCTTTGTCACCGGCCGCCGCGCACTGTGA
- the rfaE2 gene encoding D-glycero-beta-D-manno-heptose 1-phosphate adenylyltransferase — MDERVLSVEALQQLLAAEPERWRPLVLTNGCFDILHAGHVHYLAQARALGRTLVVGLNSDSSVRRLKGESRPLNGEGERAAVLAALRAVDAVIIFAEPTAAELVAALRPDIYVKGGDYTAETLPEAAAVAAVGGRVELIALVWKTSTTAIVERIRRPGPSI, encoded by the coding sequence GTGGACGAGCGGGTTTTGAGCGTCGAGGCGCTCCAGCAGCTTCTTGCAGCCGAGCCCGAGCGCTGGCGTCCGCTGGTGCTCACCAACGGCTGCTTCGACATCCTGCATGCGGGCCACGTCCATTACCTGGCCCAGGCGCGCGCCCTGGGACGCACCCTGGTGGTGGGCCTCAACAGCGACAGCTCCGTGCGCCGCCTCAAGGGCGAGTCGCGCCCCCTCAATGGCGAGGGTGAACGGGCGGCGGTGCTGGCGGCCCTGCGCGCAGTCGATGCCGTCATCATTTTTGCCGAACCGACCGCCGCCGAACTGGTGGCGGCTTTGCGCCCCGACATCTACGTCAAAGGCGGCGATTACACCGCTGAGACGCTGCCGGAAGCGGCGGCGGTGGCAGCCGTGGGCGGTCGAGTGGAACTGATTGCGTTGGTCTGGAAAACATCGACCACCGCCATCGTCGAGCGCATCCGCAGACCCGGCCCATCAATCTAG